The Dehalogenimonas sp. THU2 genome has a window encoding:
- the ruvX gene encoding Holliday junction resolvase RuvX, whose amino-acid sequence MLERVIGLDVGDKWVGVSLSDPMGIIARPLTILERRDEITDAEAVVKLIDEHRASKVIVGLPRMLTGVVGTQAERVQQFAQRLASLTDSPILFQDERFSTAGAKEIMKANRKKKKGFYSKERDDAVAAAVILQDWLDENRPPGI is encoded by the coding sequence GTGCTTGAGCGCGTCATCGGTCTGGACGTCGGCGATAAGTGGGTGGGTGTTTCGCTTTCCGACCCGATGGGCATCATCGCGCGGCCGCTGACCATATTGGAGCGCAGGGATGAGATCACCGACGCTGAGGCGGTGGTGAAACTCATCGACGAACACCGGGCAAGCAAGGTGATCGTCGGATTGCCGCGTATGCTTACCGGCGTCGTCGGCACCCAGGCTGAACGCGTGCAGCAGTTCGCCCAGCGTCTGGCGTCCCTGACCGACTCTCCGATCCTTTTCCAGGACGAACGATTTTCAACCGCGGGTGCCAAAGAGATCATGAAAGCCAACCGCAAAAAGAAAAAGGGTTTTTATTCCAAAGAGAGGGATGATGCCGTCGCCGCGGCGGTCATCCTTCAGGACTGGCTGGATGAGAACCGGCCTCCGGGGATTTGA
- the alaS gene encoding alanine--tRNA ligase, which produces MPMTGDELRQLFLEYFAEKGHKIMPSASLIPHGDPTLLLTTAGMVQFKPYFLGREKPPAVRLTTTQKCFRTTDIDSVGDSSHLTFFEMLGNFSVGDYFKKEAIDFAWEFVTERLKIPKERLWVTVYLDDDEAIRFWLDKGVPAERIVRLGEKDNFWGPAGDSGPCGPCSEIHYDFGEEAGCDDPACGPACKCGRFCEIWNLVFMQFNQDTAGARTPLPRPNIDTGMGLERLTAIMQGKSTVYQTDRFDYLLGRVAEVSGKKYGGNGETDRAMRIIAEHSRGITFLIADGVIPSNEGRGYVLRRLLRRAALFGRMIGLKQPFMVPLIEAVIEHMGKVYPELTSRRDFIIELVAREESRFAETLFTGMQLLEDMMAGDESRLRRKVTGEQAFKLYDTYGFPLDLTVEIAAQHGFEVDSEGFNYEMARQREKARAGAKFVLDKESHGGHVFGATCFTGYDRLSQYGTVDGLIKNNDQVDSLSEGEQGGIILDKTAFYAEMGGQVGDIGEITVGDNTFVVTSAMPLSPGVTVHQGYVSRGIIRMGDEAMSRVNGPRRYDIARNHTATHLLQAALRDVLGEHVQQRGSIVTPDRLRFDFSHLKGVSPEEIVRVEDLVNERIRENHPVSATETGYQDALKQGVTALFGEKYGEKVRVLSIGANKPVSAELCGGTHIKSTGEIGLFKVVSESSVGAGLRRIEAVTGRGAEAYLRDHFKSFNEKIAHLQAEIDAEKSAITGLQRDLAKKDALSLIGSARDVVGGKLLVASVAEANMDTLRDMTDVLREKLGSAVIVLGSVWADKPVFLAAVTPDMVDKGYHAGNIIKRLSQIAGGGGGGKPNLAQGGGRDKEQLQTALAAVSEFIR; this is translated from the coding sequence ATGCCCATGACCGGTGACGAATTACGCCAGCTTTTTCTCGAATATTTCGCGGAGAAAGGGCACAAGATCATGCCCTCCGCTTCACTGATCCCCCACGGAGACCCCACACTGCTGCTGACCACCGCGGGCATGGTGCAGTTCAAGCCCTACTTCCTGGGCAGGGAAAAACCGCCGGCGGTTCGCCTGACCACCACTCAGAAGTGTTTCCGCACCACGGATATAGATTCAGTCGGGGATTCATCCCACCTGACCTTCTTCGAGATGCTGGGCAATTTCTCGGTGGGGGATTATTTCAAGAAAGAAGCCATCGATTTTGCCTGGGAGTTCGTCACCGAGCGGCTCAAGATACCCAAAGAGCGCCTGTGGGTAACTGTCTACCTGGACGACGACGAGGCTATCCGATTCTGGCTGGACAAGGGTGTGCCGGCTGAACGTATCGTCCGCCTGGGTGAAAAGGACAACTTCTGGGGCCCGGCCGGTGATTCCGGTCCCTGCGGCCCCTGTTCCGAGATTCATTACGACTTCGGTGAGGAAGCCGGTTGTGATGATCCGGCTTGCGGTCCGGCCTGCAAATGCGGCCGCTTCTGCGAGATATGGAACCTTGTGTTCATGCAGTTCAACCAGGACACCGCCGGTGCCCGCACCCCCCTGCCACGCCCCAACATCGACACCGGAATGGGGCTGGAACGCCTCACCGCCATCATGCAGGGCAAGTCCACCGTCTATCAGACCGATCGCTTCGACTACCTGCTCGGCAGGGTCGCCGAGGTCTCCGGCAAAAAATACGGGGGGAACGGGGAGACCGACCGGGCGATGCGCATCATCGCCGAGCATTCCCGCGGCATCACCTTCCTCATCGCCGATGGCGTCATCCCATCTAACGAAGGCCGGGGTTACGTGCTGCGGCGGCTGCTGCGCCGGGCGGCGCTCTTCGGGCGCATGATCGGGTTGAAACAGCCGTTCATGGTGCCCCTCATCGAGGCGGTCATCGAGCACATGGGCAAGGTATACCCCGAACTTACGTCACGCCGCGATTTCATCATCGAACTGGTTGCGCGGGAGGAATCCCGCTTTGCCGAGACCCTGTTCACCGGTATGCAACTCCTGGAGGACATGATGGCCGGGGATGAGAGCCGGCTGCGGCGCAAGGTCACCGGCGAGCAGGCGTTCAAACTGTACGATACCTACGGTTTCCCGCTGGACCTGACCGTGGAGATCGCCGCGCAACACGGCTTCGAGGTCGATTCCGAGGGCTTCAACTATGAGATGGCCCGCCAGAGGGAGAAGGCCAGGGCGGGGGCCAAGTTCGTACTGGATAAGGAAAGCCACGGCGGCCATGTTTTCGGCGCCACCTGTTTTACCGGCTATGACCGCCTGTCCCAGTATGGCACCGTCGACGGCTTGATTAAGAACAACGATCAGGTCGATTCACTCAGTGAAGGCGAACAGGGCGGCATTATCCTGGATAAAACGGCCTTCTACGCCGAGATGGGCGGCCAGGTAGGCGATATCGGAGAGATCACCGTCGGCGATAATACCTTTGTCGTGACCAGCGCCATGCCGTTGAGTCCCGGCGTAACCGTACACCAGGGCTATGTCAGCCGCGGCATCATCCGCATGGGCGACGAGGCCATGTCCCGCGTGAACGGCCCCCGCCGCTATGACATTGCCCGCAATCACACCGCCACGCATCTGCTGCAGGCAGCCCTGCGTGACGTGCTGGGGGAGCACGTGCAGCAGCGGGGATCGATCGTCACCCCTGACAGGCTGCGATTCGATTTCTCCCATCTTAAAGGCGTCTCCCCGGAGGAGATCGTTCGTGTGGAAGACCTGGTCAACGAGCGCATCCGGGAGAATCATCCGGTGTCCGCCACCGAGACCGGATACCAGGACGCGCTCAAACAGGGCGTAACCGCGCTTTTCGGCGAAAAATACGGCGAGAAAGTGCGGGTGCTGTCCATCGGCGCTAACAAACCGGTTTCCGCCGAGCTATGCGGTGGCACCCACATCAAATCCACCGGCGAGATCGGCCTTTTCAAGGTTGTGAGCGAGTCCAGCGTCGGCGCGGGACTCCGCCGTATCGAGGCGGTCACTGGCCGCGGCGCCGAGGCTTACCTACGGGATCATTTCAAGTCGTTTAACGAGAAGATCGCGCATCTTCAGGCGGAGATCGACGCTGAAAAAAGTGCCATCACCGGTCTGCAGCGGGACCTGGCGAAGAAAGACGCTTTATCCCTAATCGGCAGCGCCCGTGACGTTGTGGGCGGCAAGCTCCTCGTCGCTTCTGTTGCCGAAGCCAACATGGATACCCTGCGGGATATGACCGACGTTTTGCGTGAAAAACTCGGTTCTGCGGTGATCGTCCTCGGCTCGGTCTGGGCGGACAAACCGGTATTCCTGGCCGCGGTCACCCCGGATATGGTGGATAAGGGCTATCATGCCGGTAACATTATTAAGAGACTCTCGCAGATCGCCGGGGGCGGCGGTGGTGGCAAGCCGAACCTGGCTCAGGGCGGCGGCCGGGACAAAGAACAGCTTCAGACCGCTCTGGCTGCGGTCAGTGAGTTCATCAGGTAG
- a CDS encoding HPP family protein encodes MRTGLRGFELMELIDPHFKKNPRPYIIQSLLGLGVFFLVLLLVERMTQVVIVAALGASGFIVFSMPHSITARPRRLIGGHAVGLVSGTACHLLFSGQLTGLIEGSTLVTAFGLAVTFALAMFLMAATNTEHPPAAATSIGLFIAGWSWGTILFVLLFAVLLAVIHYLLRRYLVDLF; translated from the coding sequence ATGAGAACCGGCCTCCGGGGATTTGAGCTCATGGAGTTGATCGACCCCCATTTTAAAAAGAATCCCCGCCCTTACATCATCCAGAGTCTGCTTGGGTTAGGGGTCTTTTTCCTGGTTCTCCTGCTGGTGGAACGGATGACCCAGGTAGTCATCGTCGCCGCGCTTGGCGCCAGTGGCTTTATAGTTTTTTCCATGCCACATTCAATTACCGCCCGTCCGCGGCGACTCATTGGCGGTCACGCGGTTGGGCTGGTTTCCGGCACCGCCTGTCATTTGCTCTTCAGCGGACAATTAACGGGTTTAATTGAAGGTTCGACACTGGTGACTGCCTTTGGCCTTGCCGTAACTTTTGCCCTGGCTATGTTCCTGATGGCCGCGACCAATACGGAGCACCCTCCCGCGGCGGCCACATCGATCGGTCTTTTTATCGCCGGGTGGAGTTGGGGGACCATACTGTTCGTGCTGCTTTTCGCTGTTTTACTGGCGGTTATTCACTACCTCCTGAGGCGTTACCTGGTGGATTTATTTTGA
- a CDS encoding ROK family protein, giving the protein MNKSGTVLVADLGGTKVLAGTVGPDGCLRHRVKRESEGAGSLDAILGRLCGALDEVLGAAAEPPVAVALAVAGAIDLKRGVVTNSPNLTATNHTSLRDMLAERYHLPAVMINDASSAALAEHRLGAGRGTRHMIFLTVSTGVGGGIIIDGKLYQGADGSAGEFGHTTIDMNGPPDTCGSFGCLEQNASGTAIAREATRLLSEGRRSSLGRILLENDVLTAEDVAGAASDGDDLAREVFNEAMRRLGIGVANIVNIFNPEMIVIGGGVSQTGDMLFEPVRRFVAEHAFKLPAGRVKIVPAALGVEAGAIGAALYAREELNL; this is encoded by the coding sequence ATGAATAAAAGCGGGACGGTTCTGGTCGCGGATCTGGGCGGCACCAAGGTGCTGGCCGGGACCGTGGGGCCGGACGGCTGTCTCCGGCATCGGGTCAAAAGGGAGTCCGAAGGCGCCGGCAGCCTCGATGCTATATTGGGCCGCCTGTGCGGCGCCCTCGACGAGGTGCTCGGTGCTGCGGCCGAACCCCCCGTCGCGGTAGCCCTCGCCGTCGCCGGGGCGATCGATCTCAAGCGCGGCGTCGTCACCAATTCCCCCAACCTGACCGCCACCAATCATACCTCGCTGCGGGACATGCTGGCCGAACGCTATCATCTTCCGGCCGTGATGATCAACGACGCCAGTTCCGCGGCGCTGGCCGAACACCGGCTGGGCGCCGGGCGGGGCACGCGTCACATGATCTTTCTCACCGTCTCCACCGGCGTCGGCGGCGGCATCATCATCGACGGTAAGCTGTACCAGGGCGCCGATGGTTCCGCCGGGGAATTCGGTCATACCACGATCGACATGAACGGTCCCCCTGACACCTGCGGCTCTTTCGGCTGCCTGGAGCAGAACGCCTCCGGCACCGCCATCGCCCGTGAAGCCACGAGGTTACTTAGTGAAGGCCGGCGGTCCAGCTTGGGCCGGATACTCCTCGAGAACGATGTATTGACCGCGGAGGATGTCGCCGGAGCCGCGTCGGATGGCGACGATCTGGCCCGGGAAGTTTTCAATGAAGCCATGCGCCGCCTGGGCATCGGCGTCGCCAACATTGTGAACATTTTTAACCCGGAGATGATCGTCATCGGCGGCGGCGTCAGTCAGACCGGGGACATGCTGTTTGAACCGGTGCGCCGTTTCGTCGCCGAACACGCCTTCAAACTGCCGGCGGGGCGGGTGAAGATTGTCCCGGCTGCCCTGGGCGTTGAGGCCGGGGCCATCGGCGCCGCGTTATACGCCAGGGAGGAATTGAATCTGTGA
- a CDS encoding UTP--glucose-1-phosphate uridylyltransferase — MTHVKKAVIVAAGAGTRFLPITKSVPKEMLPLLSKPLIHYNVEEITSSGIKDIVFIIARGKEAIVDYFTPAPALETFLVAKGDAANLRQIRALPKMAHFSSVYQSAPLGLGHAVGTAKDAVGDEPFAVILPDDIVDSEVPVLKQMLEVYKKHPGNILLVEKCLPEHTCRYGIIDAETVAPGVYKVKDLVEKPKSEDAPSNLGIVGRYILMPEIFDAIAATKPGKGGEIQLTDAIRIILETQPVYACEFEGTRYDTGNPEGWLKANVAWAAKGK; from the coding sequence GTGACACATGTGAAGAAAGCTGTCATCGTGGCCGCAGGCGCGGGCACCCGCTTTTTACCTATCACCAAAAGCGTACCCAAGGAGATGCTGCCGCTGCTGTCCAAGCCTCTTATCCATTACAACGTGGAGGAGATCACTTCTTCCGGCATTAAAGATATCGTCTTCATCATCGCCCGCGGCAAGGAGGCCATCGTCGATTACTTTACCCCGGCCCCCGCGCTGGAAACCTTTCTGGTAGCCAAGGGGGATGCGGCCAACCTACGTCAGATCCGCGCCCTGCCTAAGATGGCGCACTTCAGCAGCGTCTATCAGTCGGCGCCGCTCGGACTGGGGCACGCCGTGGGCACGGCAAAGGATGCGGTCGGCGATGAACCCTTTGCCGTGATACTGCCCGACGACATCGTCGATTCCGAGGTGCCGGTCCTGAAGCAGATGCTGGAAGTTTACAAAAAGCATCCCGGCAATATCCTCCTGGTGGAGAAGTGCTTGCCAGAACACACCTGCCGCTACGGCATCATCGACGCCGAAACAGTGGCGCCGGGCGTGTATAAAGTAAAGGACCTGGTGGAGAAGCCGAAATCGGAGGACGCGCCCTCCAACCTGGGCATCGTCGGCCGCTACATCCTCATGCCGGAGATCTTCGACGCCATCGCCGCCACCAAACCGGGCAAGGGTGGAGAGATCCAGCTCACCGATGCCATCCGCATCATCCTGGAAACCCAACCCGTGTACGCCTGTGAGTTCGAAGGCACCCGGTACGATACCGGCAATCCGGAAGGCTGGCTGAAGGCAAACGTTGCCTGGGCGGCGAAGGGGAAATAA